From the genome of Lineus longissimus chromosome 8, tnLinLong1.2, whole genome shotgun sequence, one region includes:
- the LOC135492856 gene encoding protein AATF-like: MTTLAEQIAQLSNPTPVFEDPEDADDQGAKLVERFEDEEAELGEDVTVSKLRRQTSGLLAESDRRYAGKKVSRIKVVDTLRKMDGDSQEDEERIASDADLDADDGDDDDDDESDDDDSDDSTGDNQVSDEEEEIDLGEFKAQLKIKGTQHFSFKDDGDFGKYADDDLVDEGSDDDANDSDDDDYDSDDDESAQSEGEEETAEEEGVEQFSKAKVDEEIQKGQAARGQLGLWDGLLESRIKIQKALIQVNKLPQHTTWKAFSQKGGQDFKQAANESQTALKTLLDQLVNLQTALLLQNPETRHIVEGHGKPQKNDADDEEIPSDSEIESDDEEKKPAVQARKRKIPLDEYPEFLAKRHKDFQSYRNQTIQKWNEKTQLASGKMSSKFSAFDQSALQQIQQILSDRGRLLKRTQVRRSTYRVFGKSEEEEKLILDENVTEALPRRQHLQQEDTEIFDDDDFYHQLLRELIERKSSDTDDPATISRQWLEVQKLRGKVKKEVDRKASKGRKLRFDIHPKLVNYMASYDTSSWVEESRDELFNSLFGGKAKQPAAER, from the exons ATGACCACGCTCGCTGAACAAATTGCTCAACTTTCCAACCCAACTCCCGTTTTTGAAGACCCCGAAGATGCAGATGATCAAG GAGCTAAACTGGTGGAGAGGTTCGAGGATGAAGAAGCAGAGTTAGGAGAAGATGTCACTGTAAGCAAGTTACGTCGTCAGACTTCAGGACTACTAGCAGAATCGGACAGACGGTATGCTGGGAAGAAAGTGTCCAGAATTAAGGTTGTCGATACCCTTAGGAAAATGGATG GTGATAGTCAAGAAGATGAGGAGAGGATTGCATCTGATGCTGACTTGGAtgctgatgatggtgatgacgatgacgatgatgaaagtgatgatgatgatagtgatgattccactggagacaaccaggtgtctgatgaggaggaggagatAGACCTTGGTGAATTCAAAGCACAACTGAAAATCAAGGGCACTCAACATTTTAG ttTTAAAGACGATGGCGACTTTGGAAAATATGCAGATGATGATCTGGTGGATGAAGGGAGTGATGATGATGCCAacgatagtgatgatgatgactatgataGCGATGATGATGAAAGTGCTCAGAGTGAAGGTGAAGAAGAGactgctgaagaagaaggagtGGAACAGTTCTCAAAAGCAAAGGTGGATGAGGAAATTCAGAAGGGCCAGGCAGCTCGAGGACAGCTAG GTCTATGGGATGGTCTCCTCGAATCCCGAATCAAGATACAGAAAGCCCTCATCCAAGTCAACAAATTACCACAGCATACAACATGGAAGGCGTTCTCACAGAAAGGTGGACAGGACTTCAAACAAGCTGCTAATGAGAGTCAGACTGCGCTCAAAACCCTCCTTGATCAGTTGGTGAATCTGCAGACGGCCTTACTCCTACAGAATCCTGAGACGAGGCATATTGTGGAAGGACACGGCAAGCCCCAAAAGAA tgatgctgatgatgaggaGATACCGAGTGACTCGGAGATTGAATCTGATGATGAGGAAAAAAAGCCAGCAGTGCAGGCAAGGAAGAGGAAGATACCATTAGATGAATATCCTGAGTTCTTAGCCAAACGCCACAAAGATTTCCAAAGTTACAG GAACCAAACAATCCAGAAATGGAATGAGAAGACACAGCTTGCCTCGGGGAAGATGAGCAGTAAATTCAGTGCCTTTGACCAGTCTGCTCTCCAACAGATTCAACAG ATTCTCTCTGACCGAGGTCGACTCCTGAAGCGAACACAAGTGCGGCGGAGCACTTATCGTGTTTTTGGCAagagtgaagaagaagaaaagctcATCCTGGATGAAAATGTTACT GAGGCCCTGCCGCGACGTCAGCATCTTCAGCAGGAAGATACAGAGatctttgatgatgatgacttctATCATCAGCTGTTGAGAGAGCTCATTGAAAGGAAATCGAGTGATACTGATGACCCAGCTACCATTAGCAG GCAGTGGCTTGAGGTGCAAAAGCTACGAGGGAAGGTAAAGAAGGAAGTGGACCGAAAGGCAAGCAAGGGCAGAAAGCTCAG ATTTGACATTCATCCAAAACTTGTCAACTACATGGCATCCTATGATACCAGCTCATGGGTGGAGGAATCAAG agatgAACTATTCAACTCCTTGTTTGGTGGGAAGGCAAAACAACCAGCAGCTGAGAGATGA